One window of the Tetragenococcus koreensis genome contains the following:
- a CDS encoding YigZ family protein, translated as MLDTYRTIQKDGQAELEIKKSRFICSLKRVYTEKEARNFIQQLKKEHWKANHNCSAFVIGETNDIQRSSDDGEPAGTAGNPMLEVLKKQELINVCAVVTRYFGGTKLGAGGLIRAYSHSVSHALEETNIVQGFLQQEVYVTIEYSLLGKLQHFLEQQDYRIADTQYLENVTLCVLVEETQAFIAAVTELLSDQATFEKGEKRYYEHLIKK; from the coding sequence ATGCTTGATACCTATCGTACCATTCAAAAAGATGGCCAGGCTGAACTAGAAATAAAAAAATCACGTTTTATCTGTTCCTTAAAACGTGTCTATACAGAGAAAGAAGCCCGAAATTTTATCCAACAATTAAAAAAAGAACATTGGAAAGCCAATCATAATTGTAGTGCTTTTGTCATCGGGGAAACAAACGATATTCAACGTTCTAGTGATGACGGTGAACCGGCTGGCACCGCCGGAAATCCGATGTTAGAGGTCTTAAAAAAACAAGAATTGATTAATGTCTGTGCAGTAGTAACCCGCTATTTTGGTGGAACTAAATTAGGCGCAGGCGGTTTGATTCGGGCTTATTCACACTCCGTTAGCCATGCTTTAGAAGAGACCAACATCGTTCAAGGCTTTTTGCAACAGGAAGTTTATGTAACTATTGAATATTCCCTTTTAGGCAAACTCCAACATTTTCTAGAACAACAAGATTATAGGATTGCAGATACCCAATATTTAGAAAATGTTACTTTGTGCGTGCTCGTTGAAGAAACCCAGGCTTTTATTGCTGCAGTAACCGAACTATTAAGCGACCAAGCAACCTTTGAAAAGGGTGAAAAACGCTACTATGAACACCTGATAAAAAAATAA
- a CDS encoding GntR family transcriptional regulator produces the protein MAETLPVYLQIHDKIKEKIEAEYWKIGDRLPSERELAEDFGVSRMTLRQAIQTLSDEGILERKIGSGTYVARQKVQEKMSGTTSFTEIMLSQGRKPSSKAISYFFTQPSSSEMERLNLAEHEAILRMERIRLADDIPICFEVASIPEKIIREFSKDEISASLYRTLEEKGKHKIGGANQTISAVIASEKKAEYLQIKKGDAILLMRQVSYFENGTPFEYVRSQYVGNRFEFFLEK, from the coding sequence CCTGTATATCTGCAAATTCATGATAAAATTAAAGAGAAAATTGAAGCGGAATATTGGAAAATCGGTGACCGTCTTCCTTCTGAAAGGGAATTGGCTGAAGATTTCGGTGTCAGTCGGATGACACTTAGACAAGCGATTCAGACATTATCTGATGAAGGAATTCTGGAAAGAAAAATTGGTTCAGGGACCTATGTTGCACGCCAAAAAGTGCAAGAAAAGATGTCTGGGACTACAAGCTTTACCGAAATTATGCTTTCTCAAGGGCGTAAACCTTCGAGTAAAGCCATTTCTTATTTTTTTACACAACCAAGTTCGAGTGAAATGGAACGTCTGAATTTGGCTGAACATGAAGCAATCTTGCGGATGGAAAGAATCCGTTTAGCAGATGATATCCCCATTTGTTTTGAAGTTGCCAGTATTCCGGAAAAAATTATCCGCGAATTTAGCAAAGACGAAATTTCTGCTTCCTTATACCGGACTTTAGAAGAAAAAGGGAAACACAAGATTGGCGGGGCTAATCAAACCATTTCTGCTGTCATTGCTTCAGAAAAAAAAGCTGAATACCTGCAAATAAAAAAAGGCGATGCTATTTTATTGATGCGGCAAGTTTCTTATTTTGAAAATGGTACACCATTTGAGTATGTGCGCAGTCAGTATGTGGGAAATCGTTTTGAATTCTTTTTAGAAAAATAA